The following proteins are co-located in the Megalobrama amblycephala isolate DHTTF-2021 linkage group LG12, ASM1881202v1, whole genome shotgun sequence genome:
- the LOC125279877 gene encoding uncharacterized protein LOC125279877, producing the protein MLTTMTYRMPNFTLEQKLFLLRRIHAVVDTVQDFRKDTNTTVHRNAVWAELAQAFNAAFPSRPPSSIGSLKTLWKRLKVECRVALQKRQEQQAAGLPVSALTQVQREVIALVPNLISCLEEVDGDGSYASVRGSSPGAVMGLSGTNGSEHEDADHSQNDEVDSKENLAIELGLASPAHPPINSGIPPATASSPLRSHSVSSRSSRPSLIYPTNAGSTSGLGSGTRGANFDIIHREPAVPRAPARGSFENSLPPMDSCTSDSTWEARRQELFELEHQQTMSLLLLQQCVWEEKRKAVRQKEKAARAKKRYYQAKLRKIGADYLPSSSDSEDNEHPQT; encoded by the exons atgCTGACCACCATGACGTACCGCATGCCAAACTTCACTCTGGAGCAAAAGCTTTTCCTGCTTCGGAGAATCCATGCGGTGGTAGACACGGTCCAGGACTTTCGGAAAGACACCAACACTACTGTGCACCGGAACGCTGTATGGGCAGAGCTGGCTCAGGCCTTCAATGCGGCGTTTCCTAGTCGACCCCCCAGCAGCATCGGGTCTCTGAAGACGCTGTGGAAACGACTGAAGGTGGAATGTCGTGTAGCGCTGCAGAAGAGACAGGAACAGCAGGCAGCTGGGCTTCCAGTGTCTGCCCTCACTCAG GTGCAGAGAGAAGTCATTGCTCTGGTGCCAAACCTGATCTCCTGTCTGGAGGAGGTAGATGGAGATGGCAGCTATGCCTCAGTTAGGGGCAGCTCACCTGGAGCAG TGATGGGGCTTTCTGGCACTAATGGGAGTGAGCATGAAGATGCTGACCACAGTCAAAATGAT GAAGTAGACAGCAAGGAGAACTTAGCCATTGAACTTGGTTTGGCCTCACCTGCTCACCCACCTATCAACTCTGGGATTCCTCCTGCCACTGCCTCCTCTCCTCTCCGCTCACATTCAGTCTCTTCCAGGTCCAGTCGTCCCTCCCTCATCTACCCAACCAATGCAGGAAGCACCTCAGGGCTGGGATCAGGGACTAGGGGTGCAAACTTTGATATCATACACAGAGAGCCTGCGGTGCCACGTGCTCCTGCCAGAGGATCATTTGAGAATTCATTACCGCCAATGGACTCTTGTACCTCAGACTCAACATGGGAGGCACGCCGACAGGAACTGTTCGAGCTGGAGCATCAGCAGACGATGAGTCTGTTGCTGCTTCAGCAGTGTGTGTGGGAGGAGAAGAGGAAAGCAGTGAGGCAGAAAGAGAAGGCGGCACGGGCCAAGAAGAGATATTACCAAGCCAAACTACGGAAGATAGGCGCAGATTATCTGCCCTCCAGTAGCGACAGCGAGGATAATGAACATCCACAGACATGA
- the wdr6 gene encoding LOW QUALITY PROTEIN: WD repeat-containing protein 6 (The sequence of the model RefSeq protein was modified relative to this genomic sequence to represent the inferred CDS: inserted 1 base in 1 codon), with protein MASPVESAVKKIAVLVAPVTALEFXGEDFLLTGEGPILSVYSLQASAKECASLNVLHNYRIHGIRPGRKYQSGERQFNNAISSEISVRDNDEEEIIVFGGKGVRLVSFNSAGQCLKLIGPLLELQDWVLDIHWLKAQPHTLLGIALAHNALLLLEAKSGNILSFYSCVETCLLYSALMIGQNWDSLVLVGGTVFNQLVLWRPTGTKPDGQSQVERRLLGHSGVIFSLCYLQKSGWLASASDDRSIRLWSVGTLGGDAGCGEETPTCLRVLYGHQARVFCVKLTPSRVFSAGEDGACLLWEWGGEGKVGRTFRGHRSGGVRALAVSEGSVGCREGWLATGGADGGVRMWRVAEERKDSEETQTETQLDLGFKGQGCPKVVRLVDEDESNTVLVCTDQGEVCLSQGDTWDVIWQGGAEFQSYCVMEITSIQVQNSNCIVWVCAVGNLNGGVQVFLVRQPSAGVLLKAGQGKVHSVLWVKGQPGESWNWCLLASGSEGLVYRWTIKVMEDESGLHIKEETLLPFLLPPCAKRWLTAAVTLSQKKGLYLCGDRRGSLLLYAERERNDRRIEGGERRMDLHGQETENRQMHLGGPMSPISSLYGVHGKQGVTSVCEYQDLCYSTGRDGSVRILTVEENVLKVRRVQRACKGMEWLEKVLFLGSDAPQGKMLNEGTEKRKIDQESESVAEARFVMVGFHSVHFVIWDPHRQEKLLSVACGGGHRSWAYKCPIHTHTDPHAHAIGHGTLVFIKHGAVMASRSLASTETDVNVHTLKEGLHGRGISCVCHLGSLTKTGELSELWEIFVTGGEDTTVGVLAINPQSGTVKVLAVLTDHISNVRALAAIRRVETNERGRDDRTYTSLLSSLVFSAGGRAQLQCYRLLIRLDDQQGQPICQVTQIAGHRLDEQWERKRNRHKTVKMDPETRYMSMAVVHNGTEYILALGCSDGAVRLFSVTESNRSVDMLWECFFHERCVLSVATYKLEDSQGRELLLLFSATTDGCISVWDLTAVLNSKAGVSWQGPSAPFFSIPVHQSGVNTLALAPQRETGQMEENIISLASGGDDGQLSLLSIKIDQKEQENGGMSLQLLSQWSVPLAHSSPLTGLRLLRPTLLMSTSPDQRLCLWRVNSDGLHPLKVLFSHIADAAGLWAWFGVGQEGGAWVVVCGQGLQLFQLTEREMDEQNVTVNRRAKEEERKKVIFSHRVSRT; from the exons ATGGCATCTCCCGTGGAGTCTGCTGTGAAGAAGATCGCTGTGCTTGTAGCTCCAGTGACTGCGCTGGAAT TTGGGGAGGATTTCCTGTTGACAG GTGAGGGACCAATCCTCTCTGTGTACAGTCTTCAAGCATCTGCTAAAGAATGTGCATCTTTAAATGTTCTCCATAACTACCGTATCCATGGGATACGACCTGGTAGAAAATATCAGTCTGGAGAGAGACAGTTCAACAATGCAATTTCATCTGAAATTTCTGTTCGAGACAATGACGAGGAGGAGATCATTGTTTTTGGAGGAAAAGGAGTTCGGCTTGTCAGCTTCAATTCTGCAGGGCAATGCCTGAAGCTGATTGGTCCTCTCTTGGAGCTTCAAGACTGGGTGCTGGACATTCATTGGCTAAAAGCACAACCCCACACACTGTTGGGCATAGCCTTGGCCCACAATGCCCTGCTGCTCTTAGAAGCCAAATCTGGTAACATTCTCTCCTTCTACTCCTGCGTAGAGACCTGTCTTCTCTACTCAGCACTTATGATTGGTCAGAATTGGGACTCTTTAGTGCTGGTGGGTGGGACTGTTTTCAACCAGCTTGTGCTGTGGAGGCCCACAGGGACCAAACCTGATGGTCAGTCCCAGGTAGAGAGACGTCTGCTGGGCCACAGTGGAGTCATTTTCAGTCTTTGCTACCTTCAGAAATCTGGGTGGCTGGCATCTGCCTCAGATGACCGCAGCATTCGTTTGTGGAGCGTGGGCACACTGGGTGGAGATGCAGGTTGTGGAGAGGAAACACCAACATGTCTTCGGGTGCTTTACGGGCACCAGGCACGGGTCTTCTGTGTCAAGCTTACACCCAGCCGTGTATTCAGTGCAGGAGAAGATGGAGCATGCCTGCTCTGGGAATGGGGAGGTGAAGGGAAGGTGGGACGTACATTTAGAGGGCATAGGTCAGGTGGAGTGAGGGCACTAGCTGTCAGCGAGGGAAGTGTAGGCTGTAGGGAGGGATGGTTGGCTACTGGAGGTGCAGATGGTGGGGTAAGAATGTGGAGAGTGGCAGAGGAGAGAAAAGACAGTGAGGAAACTCAGACAGAGACTCAGCTGGATCTGGGATTTAAAGGGCAAGGTTGTCCCAAAGTGGTCCGATTAGTGGATGAGGATGAATCAAATACAGTGCTGGTCTGTACTGATCAAGGAGAGGTGTGCCTTAGTCAGGGTGACACCTGGGATGTCATCTGGCAAGGAGGAGCAGAATTCCAGTCATATTGTGTGATGGAGATCACAAGCATCCAAGTCCAGAATTCAAATTGCATTGTGTGGGTATGTGCAGTGGGTAATCTGAATGGAGGGGTCCAAGTGTTTCTTGTAAGGCAGCCAAGTGCAGGAGTCTTGCTCAAAGCTGGACAGGGTAAAGTTCACTCTGTACTTTGGGTCAAGGGACAGCCTGGAGAGTCCTGGAATTGGTGTCTTCTGGCATCAGGCTCTGAAGGATTGGTGTACCGGTGGACAATAAAGGTGATGGAGGATGAATCAGGCCTTCATATAAAAGAGGAAACTCTTCTTCCATTCCTGCTGCCACCCTGTGCCAAACGTTGGCTGACTGCTGCAGTTACCTTGTCACAAAAAAAAGGGTTGTACCTGTGTGGTGACCGGAGGGGGTCACTACTGTTGTATGCTGAAAGAGAAAGGAATGACAGAAGAATTGAAGGAGGAGAAAGAAGAATGGACTTACATGGTCAAGAAACCGAAAACAGGCAAATGCACCTTGGTGGTCCTATGTCTCCCATCAGTAGCCTTTACGGAGTCCATGGGAAGCAAGGTGTGACTTCTGTGTGCGAGTATCAAGACTTATGTTACAGTACAGGTCGAGATGGATCTGTTAGAATACTAACTGTTGAAGAAAACGTCCTGAAAGTGCGTAGAGTTCAGCGGGCCTGCAAAGGCATGGAGTGGCTGGAGAAGGTTCTTTTTCTAGGCTCAGATGCACCACAAGGAAAGATGCTGAATGAGGGAACTGAGAAGAGGAAGATCGATCAAGAGAGTGAAAGCGTAGCCGAGGCTCGGTTTGTAATGGTGGGCTTCCACTCTGTCCACTTCGTTATATGGGACCCTCACCGACAAGAGAAGCTATTATCAGTTGCCTGTGGAGGCGGCCATCGATCCTGGGCCTACAAATGCCCGATACACACCCATACAGATCCTCATGCACATGCAATCGGACATGGTACCCTTGTGTTCATCAAACACGGAGCTGTCATGGCATCACGTTCATTAGCGTCCACAGAAACTGATGTGAATGTACATACCCTGAAAGAGGGGCTACATGGGCGAGGCATCAGCTGTGTGTGTCACCTTGGTAGTCTGACAAAGACTGGAGAGTTGTCAGAACTTTGGGAGATTTTTGTTACCGGAGGGGAGGATACCACAGTGGGTGTACTTGCCATCAATCCACAGAGTGGAACTGTTAAAGTGCTTGCGGTTCTAACAGACCATATCTCAAATGTTCGTGCTCTGGCTGCCATCAGAAGAGTAGAAACTAATGAAAGAGGGAGAGATGACCGGACATATACCTCCTTGCTGTCTTCTTTGGTGTTCTCGGCGGGTGGCCGGGCTCAGCTGCAGTGTTACAGGCTCTTGATTCGTTTGGATGACCAGCAGGGTCAGCCAATCTGTCAGGTCACTCAGATAGCTGGCCATCGATTGGATGAGCAGTGGGAACGGAAGCGGAATCGACACAAGACCGTCAAAATGGACCCAGAGACGAG GTACATGTCTATGGCTGTGGTGCATAATGGAACTGAATATATTCTGGCTCTGGGCTGTAGTGATGGTGCAGTAAG GCTGTTCAGTGTGACTGAGAGCAATAGGAGTGTTGACATGCTTTGGGAGTGTTTTTTCCATGAGAGGTGTGTGCTCAGCGTCGCCACCTACAAGCTGGAGGACTCCCAGGGCAGAGA GCTTTTGTTGCTGTTCAGTGCCACTACAGATGGTTGTATATCTGTGTGGGATTTAACAGCAGTTTTGAACAGTAAGGCTGGTGTCAGCTGGCAGG GCCCATCAGCACCTTTCTTTTCCATACCTGTCCATCAAAGTGGAGTCAACACACTTGCCTTAGCACCGCAGAGAGAGACGGGGCAAATGGAGGAAAACATTATCTCATTGGCCAGTGGTGGGGATGATGGACAGCTGTCTCTACTGAGTATCAAGATTGATCAGAAAGAGCAGGAGAATGGAGGCATGTCTCTACAGCTACTTTCTCAGTGGTCAGTGCCCCTGGCACACTCTTCCCCTCTCACAGGGCTACGTTTACTACGCCCCACCCTATTGATGTCCACCTCACCAGACCAACGCTTATGTTTGTGGCGTGTGAACAGTGACGGCCTCCACCCACTGAAGGTGCTGTTCTCACACATCGCAGATGCTGCTGGATTGTGGGCGTGGTTTGGGGTGGGACAAGAGGGAGGAGCCTGGGTGGTTGTTTGTGGTCAGGGCTTACAACTGTTTCAGTTAACGGAAAGAGAGATGGATGAACAAAATGTAACTGTTAACAGGAGAGCAAAAGaagaggaaagaaagaaagtgataTTTTCACATCGTGTTTCAAGGACATAA